The genomic DNA GTTCGTGTAAAGCATAACTACACCTAAGGAGAATAACCAAATGGAATTTTTTAATAAACTAAGTCAAAACAAAATTTATAAAAAAATAATGAAAACTCCTCTTTCCTATAATGCAGGAGCTATACTTCTCGGAGTTACCGCAACTGCTCATCTTGCAGTTTTCAAAGAAGCTTGGAGTGTTACAGGACCTTTTACAGTATGGGGAGCTAAATTTTTCCGTTTTATAGGTATTGATACTACCCAGTGGAGCTATTTCACTGCCAATCCCGGTTTAAAACGGGCTATAATAATTCCTGTTTTGAAAAGTGGGGGCTCCATAAGAAATATAGGTATAATCGTCGGTGCAACCTTAGCGGCTTTATATGCCTCAGAATTTAAAATCAGAAAAATAAAAGGAAAAAAGCAGCTTTTCGGAGCAATGGCAGGAGGATTTCTTATGGGTGTCGGAGCAAGACTTGCAGCCGGTTGTAATATCGCCGCTCTGTTTTCAGCCTTATCGGCACTGTCATTAACAGGCTGGCTCTTTGCAGCTTCTCTTTTAACAGGAGCGGTTATAGGAAGTAAAATACTAATAAATTTCATTATGAAAGAATAAAAATATGGATAAAACAAAAGAATTTTATGATGTTGTCATTATCGGAGGAGGAAGTGCAGGACTTACAGCAGGAATTTATTGCGGACGGGCAAAACTGAACACTCTTATAATTGAAAAATCTTTAATCGGAGGTTTGGCGACATATACAAATGAAGTAGAAAATTATCCCGGTTTTCCTGAAAAAATTACAGGAACGGAACTGATGAACCTGTTTCATAAACAGGCAAAAAAATTCGGCGTTAAATTCAAGCAGACTCCTGTAAGAGCTGTAAATTTAACTCATGAAAGGAAAACTGTCGAAACATTCAGAAACATATACGAAGCTAAAGCGGTAATAATCGCTTCGGGAGGAAAGCCCCGATTGACAAATGCTCCTAACGAAGAAAAATTTTTATACGGCAAAGGCATTTCTTTCTGTGCAACTTGTGATGCAGCAGCTAATATTGATAAAACTGTTATGGTTGTCGGAAATGGAGATTCCGCCATTGAAGAAGGGATATTCCTTACAAAGTTTGCTAAAAAAGTAATTGTTTCAGTTACTCGTGATGTGGGTAATCTCAAATGTCATCATGCAGCAAAAGAAGAGGCTTTTAAAAATAAAAAAATGGAATTTATATGGAACACAAGAGTACATTCGTTTGAAAGCAAAGGAGAATTTCTTGAAAAAGTAATATTGAAAAATACAAAAAATGATAAACTTCTTTCTTTTAAAGTTGACACATGTTTTCTGTTTATAGGATATAATCCGGATACTGAAATTTTTAAAAATATTGTTAATATGACTTCTGACGGATATATTCCTACAAATGAAAAAATGGAAACAAATATAAAAGGAGTATATTGTGTAGGAGATGCAAGAAACAAATCTTTAAGGCAAATTTCCACTGCTGTAAATGACGGTGCTATAGCAGGTTATTATGCTGAAAAATATATTTCTGAAAATGGAAACCGAACAAAATAATTCTATTACGTAAGTTAAAAATTTAAATATAGAATCTAAGTATAAATAATACTGACAAAAATAAATAAAATTAAAAAAGGTTATTTCGCAAAATGAAGAATAATTTATAAATTATAAATTTATATTTTTATTAAATTTTTAAAAATAATTATTATAAAACTTGTAAAATTATGAATTTTTCTATCTTCTCGAAATAGCCTTTTTTCGTTTTTTTAATATTTTTATGAATTTTTTAAAAATTGATTTCTCTCCTTATATGATACAGAATACAAAAAATAAGCCAATTATACAAGGCACACCTTAAAACTGAAGAGGGAGAGAAATGGTAAGAAACTTACAGCAAATCAAAGAAAATCTATCCAAATGGACACAAAGCGAACTTGAAAAAATGGTACAGGAAAACATAAACAATAAAGATAAGCTGATAGGAATACATTTTAAAAACCGGCAAAGAACTACATCTTTAGAAAACAAGGAAAAAGAAATTGAAAGAAGTCGGAGGAAAAATATTCGGACCGACAATCATGGTTAAATTATAAAAGTGCATATTTTGCCCTTTATATTGCACCTGATTATATTAGAAACTACTATCTTGAAAAAGACGGTAAAAATCCTCCTATATTGTATTTAGAAAAATTTCCGAAAGAATTTGTAGCAATAATATCCTTATCTGAAGTCAAAATGGGATTTTCCGATGGATTAAAAAAATAGGGAATAATATAAAAAGCGATATGAAAAAAAGAAATTTGAAAGAAGGAGAAAAATTCCATTTTCAATATGATGATGTAAAAGAAATAGTAAAACTACTCTTTAAAGGAAGTCTTGAATAGGGAACAACAACTTTACAAATAAAAAATATTTCAGGAACTGTTACTAAGAAAAATGGAGAATATGAAGTAAAAGTCAACTATAACCCTTCATTAGAAGATAGTTTTCAGGATGTCCTCGATTTATTTAATATTGAAAAAAATAAAAGAGAATTTAAAGGAGGTAAACCGTTTCAAATAAAAACAAAAGGTATTCCTTCATCATATACATTTTCAGTAAAAAATTTGGAACAGATATCTGAAGAATTAAAAAAAGCATATTCAAAAACGGTCAGACCGGAAAAATTATCCGAAGCAGTAAAAAAAATAATTAGAAATATGCAACATTATATCCGATAGATTAGGAGAACAATAAAATGAAAAAAAATTAAATATAAAAAAATCATTTTAATAACTATTGCTGTTATTCCGGGTATTCTTTCAAGTTTTTTTCCGGCAATAATAATCCTCTTCTATATCGGATTATATTTTGCTTCGGAATATACTATGAATGTTTTTGAAATAAATAATGATAATTATATTGTAAAAGTAATAGAAGAAATGGATCTTAGGGGAGCAGGAGTGGGAACGGACCTTTTTTCCTATGAAAATAAAAATAATAAAAAATATATAGGATGTGGAACACTCATTTTAATAGGATATGATACTAAAAAAGAGTATCTTTATGGAAAATCCGAGTATGGTGATAAGGAAAACGGTATCGGAATATATCAAGATAATAATATTTTAATAGAAAGTGACAATTTATATGCAGAACATAAAACTACAGAAGAAAGTGATTACAGTTTTAAACTTCTGAAAAAGCAATGTACAGAATATTTTATTTTAAATTTGAAAACGGGTGAATATAAAGGAAGTCTATCTGAAGAACAACAGCAAAAAATTCTTTCAGAGAAAGAAATTAAAACTCCAATGTTGCCAATACAGAATTTTTTAAAATTAAACGGAAAAAAAATAAAAAATTATGAAGAATATGAACCATGGATGACAGAACATTAATATGTTCGATAAATTTTCTTATAACTTTTGAAACCGAAAGTTATTTTAAAAATTTGAAGGGACTATCAAAATGAAAAAAAAGATAAATCTAAAAAAAAAATTTTTTTATAATATTTTTATATATTTTAGGTGTTATTTTCTTAAGTATTTTTTTGTAATAATGTTTTTTATGTATATTTTAATAACGGCATTAATAAATTAATATAAACAAAAAATAACATTTTAAAATAAAAATTAGACTATTTAGATATTCTGTTGTATAATTAAATATACAATGTATTCTATATAGTCTTTTTATAATAATTTTTTTAAATTAAAATTAATAAACCGACATAATTTTAATCAAAAATAACTGTAAAAATAAATCTTGAAAGGAACTTTAATTTTATGCTCAAAATAAACTGTCTTGGCTATAACTGTCCACTCCCTGTAATAATGCTACGTGAAAAACACTCTCATATTATAAGCGGAAAAAAAGTTCTTCTCGTAACTGATCACAGCCTTGCACTGCACAATATTGAATATTACTGTACACTGAATAAATTCAGATATACAACTGAGGAAGTTCTTAAAGGTGTATGGGAAATCACTATCAGTAAATAAATTTTGATATATGTTTTTCTATATATGAAATAACTCTTTTCAATCCGTCAGCTTCGGAAAATCTTTTTACAAGACTTATATTCTGAATAATGGAGAAATTATTAATGTTCACTATTTTAAGTTCTTTATTATAAAGTTCCTTTTTTATAGTTGAATAAGGTAGAAAAGCCAGACCATATCCATTTATTACACATGACTTTATCGCATCTATACTTTCCAGATTGTATGTAAATTTATAATTTTCAAAACCTTTTATATATTTTGAAACTGTTTTCGTAATTTCATTCTCAGTAGATATATTTATTAAATCATACTTGCTTAATTCTTTCACTGTTATAAAATCAGGATATTTTTTTGATATATTTGATGCAATAAGAAGTATTTCCTCTTCAAATATTTTTTTGCTTGTAAGAATACAGTTATTTTTAATATTTTCTGAAAGAAAACCTATATCACACCTTTCTCTTACAAGTTCTTCTTCTATTGTAAAACTGTCACTCCTGCTGTAAAGCTCCACAGATATATTGGGATAATGCTGCTTCAGATGATAAATCACACAAGGTAGAGAATAATTACACATTGTAGGAACTGCGGATATTCTGATTTTTTTTACATTATTTTTTTTATCTTCAAGTTCCTTTTTCATTTCATATAAAAGATTTTCAGACATGGAAAAATATTTATAAACTATTTTCCCTTCTTCTGTCAGTTCAATTCCTTTGTTACTTCTGACAAACAAAAAAACTCCCAGTTCTTTTTCCAGATTTTTCAGCTGCTGGGATAATGCAGGCTGAGAAATATAAAGCTTATCGGCCGCTTTGGAAATACTCCCTTCTTCTGCCGTTTTTAAAAAAAATTCACAAATCTCATTCAGCATTATATTTCCCTCCTATCTTTCAAAACAAATTTTCATATATTCTTGTATCAAACTTTTCTATATCCTATTTTCTTTATTATCCGAGTTCCTCTTTAACTTTTTCTATAAGTTCTTTAATATATTTATTCACTATATCCTGAGTTTCAGCTTCTACCATTACTCTTATAAAAGGTTCAGTCCCTGATGCTCTTACGAGAATTCTTCCTTTTCCATTTATTTCCTGCTCTTTTACTTTAATAAAATCCGTCAGTGCTTTATTACTTTCCCATGCAGCTTTTTTCTCTTTGGACACTGTTACATTCTGTAATTCCTGTGGCCATAATTTTATATCTTTTACAAGCTCATTTAAAGTTTTTCCACTTTCCAATATCGCTGAAACCAATTGAATTGATGATAGGACTCCATCTCCTGTAGTATTGTAATCAAGCATAAGAATATGCCCTGACTGTTCTCCCCCGAGATTGAGTCCGAATTCTTTCATCTTTTCAAGAACATATCTATCACCTACATTGGCTCTTATTAATCCTATACCGTTTTCTTCCAGATATTTTTCAAATCCCATATTGCTTGATACTGTGGTAACTACCTTATTATCATTTAAAAGACCTTTCTTTTTAAAACTTTCAGCAATTATAGCTATTATAAGATCACCGTCTATTATATGCCCTTTATGATCTACAGCTATAAGTCTATCCGCATCTCCATCATAAGCCAGTCCCAAGTCTGCATTATACACTTTTACTACATCCTGTAACAGTTCAGGATGGGTAGACCCACAATCAACATTTATATTTTTCCCATTAGGTATGTTATTTATAACTATTATATCCGCACCTAATCTCTGAAAAATTTTTGAGGCGACTCTATATGCCGCACCGTTCGCAGCATCAATCACTATTTTTGTACCTTTAAAACTTCTTTTTACTGTAGATTCAAGAAAATCAAGATATATTCTCATATCATCTTCCACATATTTAAATCTCCCTAAATCATCCCCCGATATTTGGTGTTTTAAAAGCTCTTCTCGATTTTCCATAAGAGCTTCGAGCTCTTCTTCAATATTATCAGGCAACTTATATCCATTTTGACTGAAAATTTTAATTCCGTTATCTTTTACAGGGTTATGCGAAGCCGATATCATTATTCCCGCATCAGCATTCAACTTCCTTGTGAGATAACATACTCCCGGAGTAGGAAGAACTCCTACAAAGTCAATATGTACTCCCATTGAAGTCAATCCGGCCGACAGTGCGGATCTTATCATATATCCGGATATTCTAGTATCCGTTCCCAAAATTACTTTAGGTTTTACCGCTTCTTTCTTATTTTTTTTCAAATAATATCCCAGAGCCAATCCTAAATCCGTTACAAGATCAATTGTAAGGTCTTTATTGGCTTCTCCACGCATACCGTCTGTTCCGAAATATTTTCTAGCCATTTTTCCTCCTAAATATTTTATTAATGTATATATTATTTCTTATTATTTACTATTTTTAATATCGATTTACTATTTTTAACTTTTTCAATAAGTTTTTCTTCTACTAAAGGAAGTACTATAGTTATTTCCGTACCTTTCCCGAGTTCAGACTTTACTTCTATTTTTCCATTATGTATTTCCACTATTCTCTTAACAATGGCAAGCCCAAGTCCTGTTCCTCCCGTAGCTTTGGTTCTTGATGCATCAACTCTGTAAAATCTTTCAAATACTCTTTTGGCATCTTCATCGGTCATTCCCACGCCTTCATCTTTTATAGTAATTCTTCCTTTATTGTTTTTCTTTTCCGAAATTATATAAATATTAGTATTTTTATCGGAATATTTTACTGCATTTTCTATTAATGCTCTGACTGCCTGTTGAAGTAGTGTCGTATCCGCTTTAATTTTATAATCCTCAGATTTTTCCAAATTAAATACGTGGTCTTTCACTGATACTACCGTATCGGAATATATCTGTTGAATAAACTCACTCGTATCTATTTCGGAAAAATTAGTGTTTATTTTAGTAACTTCTCCTTTAGCAAGAAATAAAAGCTTCTGTACAAGGCTTTTCATATTTTCCGCTTCATTTATTATGGAATCTATAGACTCTTCAAAAATTTCCATATCAGTAAGCCTTCTTTTCTTTATAATTTCCGCATAGCCTTTTATTATTGCCAGAGGTGTACGTAGCTCATGTGAAGCATCAGACACGAATTTTGACTGATTGTCAAAAGAAAATTCGAGTCTGTCAAGCATTTCATTTATAATCAATGTCAGGTTCTGTAATTCATCTTCCGTTTTCGGAACATCGATTCTTTTACTCAAATCATCCGTATTAATAGTTTTCGCTGTTTTTATAATACTGTTTACAGGTCTTAAAATCCTTTTACTTAACAGCCTTGACATAATTACTGTAATAATTACTCCTATTAAAGAAAATAGGACAATAAGAAGCTGTAATCTATTATATATTTTTGTTTCCTGATTTACATTTTTCAATACATAAATGTCAACTGTATATTCTCTTATGCCTGCTTTCATTTTTCTGCTTACTTTAAATACATGATAAATATCACTGTCAGAATCATTTTCCGCTATTTTTTTATCAGAAAGCCTTATATCTTTTCCTTTGATGTCATTTTCCTTTATATTGTTATTTTCTATAGTATCTATAATCCCCTGTCCCTGACTTGCCATATTTTCCCTATCAAGTCCCGTATCAAGAATGTCCACGGGAGTGACACTGTTCAATAATATCTGCCTTGTCTCTTCAGACTTTGCCTGCATTAAATAAAGATACTCACTGTCTCCGGGATTAAATGGACGTCTAAGATATACTATCCTTTCACCTTGAAGCTGTCCTGACGGTGATTCCCACTGAAATTGCTCGGATCTTGAGTAAACTGCCCATTTGTCAAGATATTCATTTAACTCTTCCTGTTTTGCTGCAGCAGCCATTTGAAGTGATCTTGAATTTTCTTTTTTTAGAATATAAATAAGTACAAAATTGGAAATTAATATTAACGCTAAAAATAGAAGAACGTAACTCATTGAAATACGGTCTTCTAATTTTATTTTTTTCATAGATTATCTCCTTATTTAAAAATAAATCCGATTCCTCTTACTGTTTGGATAAATTTTCTCTCATAAGGTTTATCCACTTTATCCCTTAAATATTTAATATAAAGATCCAGAATGTTGTCATTTCCTATGTAATCAAATCCCCAAACCTCTTCAAGTATTTTATCTCTCGATAAAACTATCCCTTTATTCAGAACAAGGAAATCAAGAAGTTCAAATTCTCTTTTTGAAAGAGATATAAGTGTTTCTCCTCTGAATACTTCATAAGTGGAATAATTGATTTTTAAATCTTCAAACTCAAATACTCCTTTATGATCTACCGTCTTTTTAGTTCTTCTTAAAAGAGCCTTTATTCTTGCAAGAAGTTCTTCATTTGAAAAAGGTTTCGTCATATAGTCATCTGCACCGTAGTCAAATCCTACTATCTTATCACTTATTTCGTCTTTTGCCGTAAGCATAATAATAGGTACTTGAGAACCTTCTCTTATTCTTTTACACACTTCCATGCCGCTCATTTTCGGAAGCATAACGTCAAGTAAAATTAAATCATATGAACCGTATTTTGCCATATTAAGACCTTCTTTACCGTCATAGGCGAAAAATACGTCAAATCCTTCAAATTTCAATTCTATTTCCAATAATCTGGAAATTTTCGGATCATCTTCAATTACTAATATTTTCTCTCTCATAATATCACCACTTCATTTTTTATTTTAATACATTATACACTAATTTATGAAAAAATAGTAGAGTATAATACTCTACCATTTTAAAATCGTGTATTTACCTCTTCACAAAAGAGTATATGTCATCATACTTTGATTTATTTTTAGATTGACTTTGAAAAAACTTAAACATTTTATTAAAATGACTTTCTATAAAGTGTTCTCTCCCATTTCCATATCACTATCCGATTGTCCTTCAGGCAATTTTACTCTTATTAAGTCCATCGGCTCCATTTTTACATCTGTTTTTACTATAGCAATCGTGTTCGGGTGAGCAACTTCGATAATTTCATTATTTTTAGTATTCAGAAAATTTTCTATTTTAAATTTTACAGGATCCTGCTTGGGTCTCATAAGTTCAAGAGTGTCAGCTGCAAATACACGATTTCTTATTTGCCATATATATCTGCTGTCATCCAATTTTTCTATTACCTTGGCTACCAGTTGATAAGTCTGACTGTAAGATGAACCTGTATTATAATTTTGATCCTCTTCTGTAGTTACACCGAGATAAAAGCCTTTGGAATACAGTCTATGACTTATTGTTTGAAGTTCATACAACCATTTCGGATTGTATTTATAATCCCCTGAATAATATGAATCTAAAGCCTGTCTGTACTGCTTGACAACAGTGGAATTATAATATATGCTTTTCATTCTTCCTTCTATTTTCAAAGAATCTACTCCTGTTTCAAGAACTTTATCTATAAATTCTATTGTACATAAATCTTTTGCATTGAATATAAATGTACTTCCATGTTCTTCAACAATGTCATGAGCTCCTTTTTCTTCATGACCTTCTGCTATCACTTTATAATTCCATCTGCAATCTTGAGCGCATATCCCTCTATTGGCATCACGTGAAGTAAAATAATTGCTTAACAGGCATCTTCCTGAAATAGCCATACACATTGCTCCATGTATAAATACTTCTATTTCAACATCAGGTACTTTTTCCTTAATTGTCCTTATTTCCGTAAGAGACATTTCTCTTGCAAGAATTACTCTTTTAGCTCCCATATCACGCCATGTTTTTACACTCATCCAGTTTGTATTATTAGCTTGCGTACTTACATGTATAGGTAAGTTCGGTGCATGTTCTCTTACTAACTGAAATACTCCCAAGTCCGCCACTATTACCGCATCAGCCCCATACTCATCAAGTAATTTGATAAATCTCGGCATATACTCTATTTCAGAATTATGAGCGAATATGTTTAAAGTCACATATATTTTCTTCCCTAAACTGTGAACATAATCTATTGCTTCCCTTAATTCACTATTTTTAAAATTTGAGGACATTCCCCTTAAATTGAATGCACTGCCTCCTACGAAACACGCATCCGCTCCGAAATGAAAAGCTGTCTTTAATTTTTCCATATTACCTGCGGGCGCAAGTAACTCAACTTTTCTTTTTTGTTGCATTTTCCCTCCTTGAATTTATATTAATTTAGTTATTTATACGTTATTCTGTATACTTCAGTTGTAATGAAAAATCACCCCGTTTTCATTCTTTTCTCATCTTTTATTCAGGATACATATTTGCACGGGCATCACTTATTACATTTACAAACTGTTGATAGCTCGGTCTGAATCCTAAAATTATAGTCCCTGTGGGTCCACTTCTGTGCTTTCCGATAATTACCTCCACTGATTCTATTTCGGGATTTATCTTTTCAAAACTGTTAGAATGTTGTCCCGTATAACTTTGAGGCATATTAGGATCATTAAATCCTTGACTTCCCTGCTGACCTTGATCTTCTTTCTGATAATAAGCTTCCCTATAAAGGAACATTACCATATCGGCATCCTGTTCTATTGCTCCCGACTCTCTTAAATCAGACAATATGGGTCTTTTATTTGTTCTTGACTCCACACTTCTTGATAATTGTGATAATGTAATAATAGGAATATCCAATTCTTTAGCAATAATTTTAAGAGATCTGGAAATTTCTGAAATTTCCTGTTCTCTACTTTTTTTTGAACCTTCTGACGGTGTTATGAGCTGTAAATAGTCAATAAGCATAAAATCCAGTTTCCCTTCAGCTTTCAATCGTCTTGCCACCGCCTTTATCTCAAGTATATTTACACTTGATGAGTCGGAAATATAAAGTGGAAGTTCGGATAATCTTCCCATGCTGTTTCCTAAGAGGGTGTAATCATCATTCGTCAATGTTCCGTCTTTTATAGATTTCAGCTTTATTTTTGAATCAATTGAAAGAAGTCTTTCAAAAAGTTGCTCATTTCCCATTTCCAGACTGAATATAAGTACATGTTTTCCTGATTTTGCCACATTTAAAGCAAGATTTAATGCAAATGCCGTTTTCCCCATGGCAGGTCTTGCAGCGAGAATTATAAGGTCTGAGCCGTGAAATCCGCTCGTAAGAGTGTCATAATCGGTAAAACCTGAGCTCATTCCTCTTAATCCCCCTTTATATTTGGACATTTCATCCAGACTGGAAATTTTCAGTCCCGCCAGTTCTCTCAATGAAACTACGTCTTTTTTCTGTTTTGATTCGGCTATTTTAAATATCATACTTTCAGCTTTATCAAGCATTTTGTCGACTTCATCATAGCCTCTGTAAGCCATTCTTGTGATCCTTTCTCCTGTTTCTATGAGTTGCCTCTGGACCGAACGCTCTTTTATAATCTGTGCATAAGTCACAGCATTGGCGGCGGTAGGCACTACATCAGTCAAATCATATAATATATCTTCTCCGCCTATTTCATCTAAAAGGTTCTGATATTCAAGGGAATCTTTAATAACAAGCACATCTATAATTTTCCCTGTATTATAGACATTAAGCATTTCATTAAATATTATTCTGTAATTATTTTTGTAAAAGTCTGCTGCCGATACTATTTCAATCACATCTCCGACAACATCGGGTTTTATGAAAATCGAACCGAGCAAAGCTTCTTCAGCTTCAATACTGTAAGGTATTTTCAGTTCGTTTTCATTTTTATTTTCACTGAATAATTCCATAATTTATTATTCCTGTCCTTCCAATTTCACTTTTATTATTGCTTTAACCTCAGAATGAAGCTTTATTTCCACATCGTGTTCACCAAGCTCTTTCATTCTTGAATCCGAAGATATTTTTTTCTTATCTATCTCTATATTCAGTTGCTCTTTTATTGCTTCCGCTATTTCTTTACCTCCGACAGAACCGAATACTTTTCCGTTATTTCCCGACTTTACTTTCAGAACTATTTCTTTCGAATTTAATAATTCTTTCAGTTCACTTGCTTTTTTTACATCATTGTCATGATTTCTTTTTATTTTTTCATTTCTATTTTTCAGTTTATTTATATTCTCAGGAGTTGCAGGTACTGCCTTATTTTGAGCAAATAAAAAATTATTTGCATATCCGTCCTTTACTTCAACAATTTCATCCTTCTTTCCTACACCTTTTATTGTGTCTTTTAAAATTACTTTTACTTTCATTACTTTCCTCCTATCATATTTAAATAATCGTATACTATTAAATAATTTTTATTATGACATAATTATGTCATATTCACTATTATACTTCTTATTTTTTATATTTTCCCGTTTTACAACTTTATATTTTATTTTATATTCTATTTTTTATCAATTATTTCACCTTCGAAAAAATCAATCACTTTATTTATAAAGTCATCTCCCGAATGCTCCTTTGCTTTTCCTTCAAAAACAGTATCTATTAAAACATCCGAACTACATATTTTATTTATTATCTTTTCTATTTTTATCCTGTTTTCATTTTCCATTATTTTATCACTATGAAATTTATGTCCTTCAGGAAATCTTATTAAAAGAATGTTTCCGTCTATCTTTTCAGGATATGTATCGGATAAAAGAGCTTCAAGCATTACACTTTTCTTTTTTATCTCCTTTTTTATATCCGCCCATTTTTCTTCAAACATCTCAATAGTATAATATATTGATTTCATATTACTTATGTCTGTTTCCGAAATATCCGACACATTTGTCGCCGCTGCCGAAATATTTTCACCGTTTTTCCCTATTAAAGAACTGTTTTCAGCTTTTCTTTTACTTACCGAAACCGAATTTCCACTGCCTGAAGATATTCCTGATACCTTTTCATTAATATTCACTGTATTTCCGGCACTTTGTCCGGTATTTACTCTTTCTTTGTACAACTCATATATAAGCACGTATCCTAAAAGTCTTTTATCTTCTTCATACTTAAATTCATTCAGTACCGAAAATATTGAACTTATTGTATTAAGTATAAAATCAGCTGAAAGTTCCTTATTTTTTTTAAATTGTTCTTTTAAATAATAAGCAAAATCTTTCAGAAAAATTTCCGTTCCGATTCCTTCTTCCCATATCCTGTCTATAAAGTCTATAAGC from Leptotrichia sp. OH3620_COT-345 includes the following:
- a CDS encoding ATP-binding protein yields the protein MKKIKLEDRISMSYVLLFLALILISNFVLIYILKKENSRSLQMAAAAKQEELNEYLDKWAVYSRSEQFQWESPSGQLQGERIVYLRRPFNPGDSEYLYLMQAKSEETRQILLNSVTPVDILDTGLDRENMASQGQGIIDTIENNNIKENDIKGKDIRLSDKKIAENDSDSDIYHVFKVSRKMKAGIREYTVDIYVLKNVNQETKIYNRLQLLIVLFSLIGVIITVIMSRLLSKRILRPVNSIIKTAKTINTDDLSKRIDVPKTEDELQNLTLIINEMLDRLEFSFDNQSKFVSDASHELRTPLAIIKGYAEIIKKRRLTDMEIFEESIDSIINEAENMKSLVQKLLFLAKGEVTKINTNFSEIDTSEFIQQIYSDTVVSVKDHVFNLEKSEDYKIKADTTLLQQAVRALIENAVKYSDKNTNIYIISEKKNNKGRITIKDEGVGMTDEDAKRVFERFYRVDASRTKATGGTGLGLAIVKRIVEIHNGKIEVKSELGKGTEITIVLPLVEEKLIEKVKNSKSILKIVNNKK
- a CDS encoding NAD(P)/FAD-dependent oxidoreductase, producing MDKTKEFYDVVIIGGGSAGLTAGIYCGRAKLNTLIIEKSLIGGLATYTNEVENYPGFPEKITGTELMNLFHKQAKKFGVKFKQTPVRAVNLTHERKTVETFRNIYEAKAVIIASGGKPRLTNAPNEEKFLYGKGISFCATCDAAANIDKTVMVVGNGDSAIEEGIFLTKFAKKVIVSVTRDVGNLKCHHAAKEEAFKNKKMEFIWNTRVHSFESKGEFLEKVILKNTKNDKLLSFKVDTCFLFIGYNPDTEIFKNIVNMTSDGYIPTNEKMETNIKGVYCVGDARNKSLRQISTAVNDGAIAGYYAEKYISENGNRTK
- the glmM gene encoding phosphoglucosamine mutase, producing the protein MARKYFGTDGMRGEANKDLTIDLVTDLGLALGYYLKKNKKEAVKPKVILGTDTRISGYMIRSALSAGLTSMGVHIDFVGVLPTPGVCYLTRKLNADAGIMISASHNPVKDNGIKIFSQNGYKLPDNIEEELEALMENREELLKHQISGDDLGRFKYVEDDMRIYLDFLESTVKRSFKGTKIVIDAANGAAYRVASKIFQRLGADIIVINNIPNGKNINVDCGSTHPELLQDVVKVYNADLGLAYDGDADRLIAVDHKGHIIDGDLIIAIIAESFKKKGLLNDNKVVTTVSSNMGFEKYLEENGIGLIRANVGDRYVLEKMKEFGLNLGGEQSGHILMLDYNTTGDGVLSSIQLVSAILESGKTLNELVKDIKLWPQELQNVTVSKEKKAAWESNKALTDFIKVKEQEINGKGRILVRASGTEPFIRVMVEAETQDIVNKYIKELIEKVKEELG
- a CDS encoding U32 family peptidase, which produces MQQKRKVELLAPAGNMEKLKTAFHFGADACFVGGSAFNLRGMSSNFKNSELREAIDYVHSLGKKIYVTLNIFAHNSEIEYMPRFIKLLDEYGADAVIVADLGVFQLVREHAPNLPIHVSTQANNTNWMSVKTWRDMGAKRVILAREMSLTEIRTIKEKVPDVEIEVFIHGAMCMAISGRCLLSNYFTSRDANRGICAQDCRWNYKVIAEGHEEKGAHDIVEEHGSTFIFNAKDLCTIEFIDKVLETGVDSLKIEGRMKSIYYNSTVVKQYRQALDSYYSGDYKYNPKWLYELQTISHRLYSKGFYLGVTTEEDQNYNTGSSYSQTYQLVAKVIEKLDDSRYIWQIRNRVFAADTLELMRPKQDPVKFKIENFLNTKNNEIIEVAHPNTIAIVKTDVKMEPMDLIRVKLPEGQSDSDMEMGENTL
- a CDS encoding YeeE/YedE thiosulfate transporter family protein, with translation MEFFNKLSQNKIYKKIMKTPLSYNAGAILLGVTATAHLAVFKEAWSVTGPFTVWGAKFFRFIGIDTTQWSYFTANPGLKRAIIIPVLKSGGSIRNIGIIVGATLAALYASEFKIRKIKGKKQLFGAMAGGFLMGVGARLAAGCNIAALFSALSALSLTGWLFAASLLTGAVIGSKILINFIMKE
- a CDS encoding sulfurtransferase TusA family protein; translated protein: MLKINCLGYNCPLPVIMLREKHSHIISGKKVLLVTDHSLALHNIEYYCTLNKFRYTTEEVLKGVWEITISK
- a CDS encoding response regulator transcription factor gives rise to the protein MREKILVIEDDPKISRLLEIELKFEGFDVFFAYDGKEGLNMAKYGSYDLILLDVMLPKMSGMEVCKRIREGSQVPIIMLTAKDEISDKIVGFDYGADDYMTKPFSNEELLARIKALLRRTKKTVDHKGVFEFEDLKINYSTYEVFRGETLISLSKREFELLDFLVLNKGIVLSRDKILEEVWGFDYIGNDNILDLYIKYLRDKVDKPYERKFIQTVRGIGFIFK
- a CDS encoding LysR family transcriptional regulator; its protein translation is MLNEICEFFLKTAEEGSISKAADKLYISQPALSQQLKNLEKELGVFLFVRSNKGIELTEEGKIVYKYFSMSENLLYEMKKELEDKKNNVKKIRISAVPTMCNYSLPCVIYHLKQHYPNISVELYSRSDSFTIEEELVRERCDIGFLSENIKNNCILTSKKIFEEEILLIASNISKKYPDFITVKELSKYDLINISTENEITKTVSKYIKGFENYKFTYNLESIDAIKSCVINGYGLAFLPYSTIKKELYNKELKIVNINNFSIIQNISLVKRFSEADGLKRVISYIEKHISKFIY